A DNA window from Trypanosoma brucei brucei TREU927 chromosome 10, whole genome shotgun sequence contains the following coding sequences:
- a CDS encoding mismatch repair protein, putative has translation MRNNFPIPLQYKLGVRYSVPITSMTDDSRQMFSANGAYPTNEDVSALSMPLEDPHSRGNFFTDASAPAAANLFNVLTPTAQQTQRLRGVGRGSSAQTFTRTAAGTLTLSTARRTGTSQGCGDCIMALIDNRAGEVGAAICQLPSLTIIITQYGDSVTYAKTLSFIFSRGPAELLVPETVVGSNFVQTLLRHFNDTTITGVQRRSFDEAQGAHRLLELMSTDEAALEVSNTDRYLCLAAANALVEFLEMTYNYTLLPHTVRVKYLALENYMEVSRLSARALNIIATGTDHLARFPNQKLDKETTEESVKTGNRKPPVRKTLFRSSRELKKDALFVPLATAVNYTITAVGRRLLRSTVLQPLRDPTSIELRYDAVEWLCRDNEALAAIRRSLRLLTGDDLERVISNFSHTPKLATLKTMQRCIDAVVTLWQFLRATTQLLYTLRGLLSKGGTGNAPESEECDDVGDHSNLSSDGVDCSYESQVELHEREGVMEKENFHWPVPPRSSLCSTSEGHRKPPMLLRKLLQTLTTCHMEEICAEIAHYLDESVVHVTGGDGASVGRRPRRTGGAVLQVQQCFAVKSNINGTLDAARHQYSQTIESMFAHAESLKQQYGVGSLRVVYDGVRGYHLCYDSRHERNAPDSIFLQKYSGGKHYALYHSGRAMMDVDVGGDLHGDSQQQRPPFYGSSVLHVETPEPLNTAAQRAAVTKHQVRGRRVTCTTKEMLLLRRGADDVVAEILHTQNGVVHRLIEYLRQRLGKLQAVCDGVAMLDLLIAFATYSRLNACVRPTVLRQGTSFNSSGTYFIEARHPGGLFTANTVQWSDRTNVLLLTGPNASGKTTLLRQVGQLIALAQSGCFVPAREAAIQPCDRIIAHMLCDDLEDAATSSFAREMRELSYLCMNATRESVVLVDELGRRTAAREGMAIAWATVEFLVEKRCRTIFATHYSRLTRLEEGTAGAVKNVHFVVAVEDGAGGSIPVGDDGMVVLVGGTAPLTNVESGSKPASKKSCTLRFEYRLQPGPSHVDCYGLRLASRVGFYAPALKLAWELLPLIGGREGGRSHEGAGDEAVAATIDESEIKSFHSAGSPCCVRVADKVVADVAKSPPVVSPSTCNKEELSMIGGNRISGNHSEDISVASNSRCLRHTCLEGGAVDLSKMLQLSPCGSSTE, from the coding sequence ATGCGCAACAATTTCCCGATTCCCTTGCAGTACAAGCTTGGAGTGCGCTACTCCGTCCCCATCACTTCAATGACTGACGACAGCAGGCAAATGTTCAGTGCCAACGGTGCGTATCCAACCAATGAGGACGTGTCTGCTCTATCAATGCCTTTGGAAGACCCGCACTCGAGGGGCAACTTCTTCACAGATGCGTCTGCGCCAGCTGCGGCCAACCTCTTTAATGTGTTGACACCAACAGCGCAGCAGACACAACGTTTGCGGGGCGTGGGTCGCGGATCCAGCGCGCAAACTTTTACCAGAACAGCAGCCGGCACTTTAACTCTCTCAACAGCGAGACGTACCGGCACGAGTCAGGGGTGTGGTGATTGCATTATGGCACTAATCGACAACCGTGCCGGCGAGGTTGGGGCTGCGATTTGCCAATTGCCCTCACTGACCATTATCATCACGCAGTATGGCGACAGCGTGACGTACGCGAAAACGTTGTCCTTCATCTTTTCTCGTGGTCCCGCCGAGCTGCTTGTCCCTGAGACGGTTGTTGGAAGCAATTTTGTACAGACACTTCTGAGGCATTTCAACGACACAACAATCACGGGCGTGCAGCGGCGCTCGTTTGATGAGGCGCAAGGAGCCCATCGGCTGTTGGAACTCATGTCTACGGATGAGGCGGCCCTCGAGGTGAGCAATACCGACCGCTACCTCTGCCTTGCCGCCGCCAACGCACTCGTTGAGTTCTTGGAAATGACATACAACTACACCCTGCTTCCTCACACGGTGCGTGTGAAGTACTTGGCTCTGGAGAACTACATGGAAGTGTCAAGGCTCTCAGCGCGGGCGCTAAACATCATTGCAACTGGAACCGACCATCTTGCCAGGTTCCCCAACCAGAAGTTAGACAAGGAGACAACTGAAGAGAGTGTCAAGACCGGTAACAGAAAGCCACCGGTGCGCAAAACACTCTTCCGTTCGTCACGTGAGTTGAAAAAAGACGCACTCTTTGTACCACTTGCAACTGCTGTTAACTACACAATAACGGCTGTTGGCCGCCGTTTACTCCGCTCCACGGTACTGCAACCATTGCGTGATCCCACGAGCATCGAGTTGCGCTATGATGCGGTGGAGTGGCTCTGCAGAGACAACGAAGCCCTCGCCGCCATACGACGCTCACTGCGGTTACTGACCGGTGATGATTTGGAGCGCGTCATATCAAATTTTTCACACACACCTAAGTTAGCAACTCTCAAAACAATGCAGCGTTGTATCGATGCAGTCGTGACGCTGTGGCAATTTCTTCGTGCCACAACCCAACTACTGTACACGTTGCGCGGGTTGCTCAGTAAAGGCGGAACGGGCAATGCACCAGAAAGCGAGGAGTGTGACGACGTGGGGGACCACTCTAATCTCAGCTCTGACGGTGTTGACTGCAGCTATGAAAGCCAAGTGGAACTCcacgaaagggaaggggtgatggaaaaagaaaattttcaCTGGCCCGTTCCGCCACGAAGCTCCTTATGCAGTACCTCCGAGGGTCACCGTAAACCTCCCATGTTGTTGCGTAAACTACTCCAGACTCTGACTACATGTCACATGGAAGAAATATGCGCGGAGATCGCCCACTATCTCGATGAAAGTGTTGTTCATGTTACAGGTGGGGACGGTGCGAGCGTAGGGCGGCGGCCACGACGCACTGGTGGTGCGGTGTTACAAGTCCAACAATGCTTCGCGGTAAAATCAAATATCAACGGCACTCTTGATGCCGCCCGACACCAATACAGTCAAACCATTGAGTCGATGTTTGCTCACGCTGAAAGTTTGAAGCAGCAGTACGGGGTTGGGTCGCTTCGCGTCGTGTACGACGGCGTTCGTGGGTACCATTTGTGTTACGACTCGCGGCATGAGCGTAATGCACCCGATTCAATCTTCCTACAGAAATATTCTGGTGGCAAACACTACGCACTTTATCACAGTGGTCGAGCCATGATGGATGTTGACGTCGGGGGTGATCTTCATGGTGACTCTCAACAGCAGAGACCGCCATTCTACGGCTCCTCGGTCTTACATGTTGAAACACCGGAGCCATTGAACACTGCCGCTCAGCGCGCTGCGGTGACCAAACACCAAGTGCGGGGAAGACGAGTTACAtgcacaacaaaagagatGCTTCTACTGCGCCGTGGTGCTGATGATGTTGTCGCTGAGATTCTCCATACGCAAAACGGGGTTGTGCACCGCCTCATTGAGTACCTTCGACAGCGCCTTGGGAAGTTGCAGGCGGTTTGTGATGGGGTCGCTATGTTGGATCTTCTAATCGCTTTTGCCACGTATTCGCGTCTGAATGCCTGTGTGCGGCCAACAGTACTGCGACAAGGGACTTCTTTCAACAGTAGTGGTACCTATTTTATTGAGGCGCGCCACCCTGGTGGACTCTTCACAGCCAATACCGTACAATGGAGTGACCGGACAAATGTGCTGCTACTGACGGGCCCCAATGCATCCGGAAAAACTACGTTGTTGAGGCAGGTTGGGCAGTTGATTGCTCTTGCGCAGAGCGGCTGCTTTGTCCCGGCACGGGAAGCCGCCATCCAACCGTGTGACCGAATTATAGCACATATGCTCTGTGATGATTTGGAGGACGCAGCCACGTCGTCGTTTGCAAGGGAGATGCGGGAACTGTCGTATCTTTGCATGAACGCCACAAGGGAAAGTGTAGTACTCGTGGATGAACTGGGGCGCCGTACAGCGGCGCGTGAAGGCATGGCCATTGCGTGGGCGACAGTTGAGTTTCTAGTGGAGAAGCGTTGCCGAACAATATTTGCGACGCACTATAGCCGGTTGACGCGCCTTGAAGAGGGCACTGCTGGTGCGGTAAagaatgtgcactttgtggTGGCTGTCGAAGACGGCGCCGGTGGTAGCATCCCCGTAGGGGATGACGGAATGGTGGTGCTGGTGGGCGGAACTGCTCCTCTTACTAATGTTGAAAGCGGATCAAAGCCAGCAAGCAAGAAGTCGTGCACTCTCCGTTTCGAATACCGTCTGCAACCCGGTCCTTCGCATGTGGATTGCTACGGATTGCGGCTTGCCTCCCGCGTTGGCTTCTACGCTCCTGCGCTCAAGTTGGCGTGGGAACTGTTACCCCTCattgggggaagggaaggcgGTAGGAGTCATGAAGGTGCAGGTGACGAGGCGGTAGCAGCGACTATTGATGAAAGCGAAATAAAAAGTTTCCATAGCGCTGGAAGCCCATGTTGTGTTCGTGTTGCTGACAAGGTAGTTGCGGATGTGGCCAAAAGCCCCCCTGTTGTTTCTCCAAGTACGTGCAACAAAGAGGAGCTAAGTATGATAGGCGGAAACAGAATTAGTGGTAACCACAGCGAGGATATAAGCGTTGCTTCGAACTCTCGTTGCCTACGTCATACTTGTCTCGAGGGAGGAGCAGTGGATTTGTCAAAAATGTTGCAGCTGTCACCATGCGGTTCCTCTACTGAGTGA